Proteins encoded in a region of the Coffea eugenioides isolate CCC68of chromosome 4, Ceug_1.0, whole genome shotgun sequence genome:
- the LOC113767823 gene encoding glycerol kinase: MPGEEVFIGSIDQGTTSTRFIIYDRSAKPIGSHQMEFTQFYPQAGWVEHDPNEILESVRVCISKAIDKATAEGHNVDGGLKAIGLTNQRETTVVWSKSTGRPLYNAVVWMDIRTSPICRKLEQELPGGRTHFVDTCGLPISTYFSALKLLWLLENVDAVKEAVKSGDALFGTIDTWLIWNLTGGVGNGLHVTDISNASRTMLMNLKTLDWDKPTLDALGIPSGILPKIISNSEIIGNITKGWPITGIPIAGCLGDQHAAMLGQACRKGEAKSTYGTGAFILLNTGEETIKSNHGLLSTLAYKLGPKAPTNYALEGSIAIAGAAVQWLRDSLGIISSASEIEELASKVDSTGGVYFVPAFNGLFAPWWRDDARGVCIGITRFTNKSHIARAVLESMCFQVKDVLDSMHKDAGDTGETKNEKGEFLLRVDGGATVNNLLMQIQADLLGNPVVRPADIETTALGAAYAAGLAVGIWTEDEIFSAGEKMKKATTFQPVLEEGLRKKKVESWCKAVSRTFDLADLSL; encoded by the exons atgccTGGGGAAGAAGTTTTCATTGGGTCCATTGATCAAGGCACAACCAGCACAAGATTCATCATCTATGACCGATCAGCCAAACCTATCGGATCTCACCAAATGGAGTTCACTCAGTTCTATCCACAAGCAGG GTGGGTTGAACATGATCCCAATGAGATTCTTGAGAGCGTCAGAGTTTGTATTAGCAAGGCGATTGATAAGGCGACTGCAGAAGGACATAATGTTGATGGTGGATTGAAAGCTATTGGCCTTACTAATCAGAGGGAAACCACTGTTGTTTGGAGCAAATCCACTGGCAGACCGCTCTACAATGCCGTTGTTTGGATGGATATTCGTACCAGCCCTATCTGcag AAAATTGGAGCAAGAGTTACCTGGGGGAAGAACTCACTTTGTCGACACATGTGGCTTGCCGATAAGCACTTATTTTAGTGCTTTGAAGTTGTTGTGGTTGTTGGAAAATGTTGATGCTGTCAAGGAGGCTGTGAAATCAGGGGATGCCCTGTTCGGGACTATAGATACGTGGTTAATTTGGAACTTAACAGGGGGGGTTGGAAATGGTTTACATGTCACTGATATTTCCAATGCATCGAGAACCATGCTGATGAATCTGAAAACACTTGACTGGGATAAGCCTACGTTGGATGCATTGGGAATTCCGAGTGGTATTTTACCAAAGATCATTAGTAACTCTGAGATCATTGGAAACATCACTAAGGGATGGCCGATTACTGGGATTCCTATAGCAGGATGTCTTGGTGATCAACATGCAGCAATGTTGGGGCAAGCTTGTCGGAAGGGTGAGGCCAAAAGCACCTACGGTACGGGGGCTTTTATACTTCTAAACACAGGAGAGGAAACGATCAAGTCAAATCATGGGCTATTGAGCACTTTGGCCTACAAGCTTGGGCCAAAAGCTCCCACCAACTATGCTCTAGAAGGCTCCATCGCTATTGCTGGGGCGGCTGTTCAGTGGCTTAGGGATAGTCTTGGCATAATTAGCAGCGCAAGTGAAATTGAGGAGTTAGCCTCGAAGGTTGACTCGACTGGTGGAGTCTATTTCGTGCCAGCATTTAATGGTTTGTTTGCTCCCTGGTGGCGTGATGATGCCCGAGGAGTTTGCATTGGGATCACACGGTTTACAAACAAGTCACATATTGCTCGGGCTGTTCTTGAGAGCATGTGCTTTCAGGTGAAAGATGTTTTGGATTCCATGCACAAAGATGCTGGAGATACCGGTGAGACTAAAAATGAAAAGGGGGAGTTTTTACTTAGAGTGGACGGAGGTGCAACAGTGAACAATCTTCTGATGCAAATTCAG GCGGACTTGCTGGGTAACCCTGTAGTGAGACCAGCTGACATAGAAACAACTGCACTTGGAGCAGCTTATGCGGCTGGATTAGCCGTTGGCATATGGACAGAAGATGAAATATTTTCTGCTGGGGAAAAGATGAAGAAAGCGACTACCTTCCAACCAGTTCTAGAGGAAGgattgaggaagaagaaagtgGAATCTTGGTGCAAAGCTGTTTCGCGAACTTTTGATTTAGCTGATTTATCTCTGTAA